A stretch of Oryza brachyantha chromosome 4, ObraRS2, whole genome shotgun sequence DNA encodes these proteins:
- the LOC102719582 gene encoding helicase SEN1-like: MVKKRSGTRQGNKRPDDDDLVNIIFTWSLEDVMNQNLFVDEVNVIPDRFVGLKSYLEAFRAPLLEEMRAEMSSNLETLPNGSSAKHIQSLVGVPAGVRKCPLYRVTISGYRGACAPCIGDIVVLTKTMPRRPSDLASKGADSYCLAHVKEIVTRRSFIIRASKKIEDENSYAFAASLLAFIPYARIWRCLDYDYALKRNPPLVMDVAGVAVNTSSMGSSSHRVNGGTDELVSRLPAFGLNESQAGAIQSCVSAMQGSGGSSTSRFSLIWGPPGTGKTKTISVLLLLLMTTSTNRSRYRVLTCAPTNTAISQVASRLLALRKQHSAAVGGGCHGDLLLFGNKEKMGIDGDLKEIFLDNRVKILRKCLSPATGWKQCLRSLEAFLCFPSVLRLQYAAACGETGLQESSFVRSKFHDIFQKLSRCFHTIMAHIPKSVILEKNYKNIVLLTTILENFSKLLGKSTPRSEVLADILLREKDPDGSDGRVEYSELIANLRQSKTQILGVIRALLLGMKLPVTSFHLKIKKFCLQSASLIFCTVSGSAKLHGQNMDLLLIDEAAQLKECESLVPLQVSGLKHAVLIGDECQLPATVKSKAADSALLGRSLFERLTILGHQKHLLNMQYRMHPSISIFPNLSFYDQRILDGPNVIQVRHERSFLKGAMFGPYSFINIENGREDHHGRSKRNMAEVTAIKKILYGLYQACVGTGEGVSVGVICPYAAQVEAIHSVIGDASARRPLDVRVNSVDGFQGSEEDIIILSTVRHCLWVLGDAATLLGSGSVWGELVRDAVDRRCFYDWDGGASLLRAARWCGQEYQVAGGAAEPSTAPAFDTSLGVPGLSGGADICDALASLQLA; this comes from the exons ATGGTGAAGAAACGCAGTGGAACCAGACAGGGGAACAAGCGACCGGACGACGACGATCTTGTCAACATCATCTTCACGTGGAGCCTGGAAGATGTCATGAACCAGAACCTCTTCGTCGACGAG GTAAACGTGATACCTGACAGGTTCGTCGGTCTGAAGAGCTACCTGGAGGCGTTCAGGGCCCCGCTGCTGGAAGAGATGCGGGCAGAGATGAGCTCTAACCTGGAGACACTGCCCAACGGCTCGTCGGCCAAGCATATACAGTCGCTGGTTGGTGTACCTGCGGGCGTAAGAAAATGCCCCCTATACCGCGTCACCATCTCCGGCTACCGTGGAGCTTGCGCTCCATGCATCGGTGACATCGTCGTGCTCACGAAGACCATGCCGCGACGGCCGTCCGACCTCGCGAGCAAGGGCGCCGACTCCTACTGCCTCGCACACGTCAAGGAAATCGTCACCAGACGAAGCTTCATTATCAGAGCGTCCAAGAAAATAGAAGATGAAAACTCCTATGCTTTCGCCGCTAGTTTGCTGGCTTTCATACCCTACGCGCGCATCTGGCGATGTCTTGACTATGACTACGCGCTCAAGAGGAATCCTCCGCTTGTGATGgatgtcgccggcgtcgccgta AACACTTCGTCGATGGGATCGTCTTCTCACCGGGTGAATGGTGGCACTGACGAGCTAGTCAGCAGGCTACCTGCGTTCGGGCTGAACGAATCGCAGGCCGGCGCGATACAGAGCTGCGTCTCGGCGATGCAGGGCAGCGGCGGGAGCTCCACCAGCCGGTTCAGCCTCATCTGGGGGCCTCCTGGCACGGGCAAAACCAAGACCATcagcgtgctgctgctgctgctgatgacgACGTCGACGAACCGGAGCAGATACCGCGTACTGACGTGCGCCCCAACGAACACGGCGATCAGCCAGGTCGCGTCCCGGCTCCTTGCTCTGAGGAAGCAGCATTCAGCCGCTGTCGGCGGAGGGTGCCACGGCGACCTGCTGCTGTTCGGCAACAAGGAAAAAATGGGCATTGACGGTGATCTGAAGGAGATCTTCCTGGACAATCGCGTTAAGATTCTCAGGAAGTGcctctcgccggcgacgggttGGAAGCAGTGTCTACGCTCACTAGAAGCGTTTCTGTGCTTTCCGTCAGTCCTGAGACTTCAGTACGCCGCAGCCTGCGGTGAGACAGGATTACAGGAGTCTTCGTTTGTCAGGTCTAAGTTCCATGACATCTTCCAGAAGCTTAGCAGATGTTTCCATACAATCATGGCTCACATCCCTAAGTCTGTCATTCTTGAGAAGAATTACAAGAACATTGTTTTGCTCACTACAATACTGGAAAACTTCAGCAAGTTGCTTGGTAAGAGTACTCCAAGGAGTGAAGTGCTTGCTGACATCTTACTGAGGGAAAAGGACCCTGATGGTTCGGATGGTAGAGTGGAATATTCAGAGTTGATTGCAAATCTTAGGCAAAGCAAGACACAAATTCTCGGCGTCATCAGAGCTCTTCTGCTAGGAATGAAACTTCCTGTGACAAGTTTTCATCTCAAGATCAAGAAATTCTGCCTACAAAGTGCCTCCCTTATTTTCTGCACCGTGTCCGGCTCTGCTAAGCTGCATGGGCAGAACATGGATTTGCTTCTCATTGACGAGGCAGCGCAGTTGAAGGAATGCGAATCCCTCGTCCCATTGCAAGTCTCTGGCTTGAAGCATGCTGTTCTTATTGGCGACGAGTGCCAACTCCCTGCTACGGTGAAAAGCAAG gCTGCAGACAGTGCCTTACTCGGCAGGAGCCTGTTTGAAAGGTTAACTATATTAGGACACCAGAAACACCTTCTGAATATGCAGTACAGGATGCACCCTTCTATAAGCATTTTTCCCAATCTAAGCTTCTACGACCAAAGAATCTTGGATGGGCCGAATGTGATACAGGTAAGACACGAACGTTCCTTTCTTAAAGGTGCCATGTTTGGGCCGTACTCGTTTATCAACATCGAGAATGGTAGAGAGGATCATCATGGCCGCAGTAAGAGAAACATGGCAGAGGTCACTGCCATAAAGAAGATACTGTATGGTCTTTACCAAG CTTGCGTCGGTACAGGGGAAGGGGTTAGCGTTGGCGTCATATGCCCGTACGCCGCCCAGGTGGAGGCCATCCACAGCGTGATAGGAGATGCGagcgcccgccgcccgcttgACGTGCGAGTCAACTCCGTCGATGGCTTCCAAGGCAGCGAGGAAGACATCATCATCCTGTCAACCGTCAG GCATTGCCTCTGGGTCctgggcgacgcggcgacgctGCTCGGGAGCGGCTCCGTCTGGGGAGAGCTGGTCCGGGACGCCGTGGATCGCCGCTGTTTCTACGACTGGGACGGCGGTGCGAGTTTGCTCCGCGCTGCTCGGTGGTGCGGACAGGAATACCAGGTGGCCGGTGGTGCGGCCGAGCCGTCGACAGCTCCGGCGTTCGACACGTCCCTCGGCGTACCggggctgagcggcggcgccgataTCTGTGACGCGCTTGCCTCCCTGCAGCTGGCGTAG
- the LOC102714007 gene encoding pentatricopeptide repeat-containing protein At5g13770, chloroplastic, which produces MAKCYSDWPPLPPLHPSRRTPSQTSLWAIRRQLASFVLHCSRSCASPLLEPKNLPDEFHAVSASTPAPVPVPVSPLPDAPKLGISNKFIRGLCSDRQTEQFAFECYRRALHQPEFRPDKKTMNALTVQLLRAKQWSSLELLVEDFRAYGVLPERRTCARLVASCIKARKFGLADMVLGVLERKKGAPAAAAFSSAMQAYNKLQMYRSTLLVHERMRAARLSRGADAYRAVMAACGALGKPEMAASLLKQYRSQKWYPSESCVETYTIICDALGRAGRASDALKCLREMEADGMSPNATIYSSTIRSLADAHETSAAEDLYNEAWTNGMLGDPDMFMKVIIMHVEAGQVEKTMGVAKDMREAGLRVTDCVLSTIVNGFVKRRGLKPAIRAYDKLIALGCEPGQVTYASVINVYCQLGRSDRAESVFSEMIDRGFDKCVVAYGNMISMYGKIRRASDATRLLAVMKKKGCEPNVWVYNSLLDMHGRLGSSRQAEKIWKEMMRRKVQPDRVSYTAIINSFNRSGELDRCMDLYQEFRETGGNVDKALGGLMVGVFSKCSRFNELIELMKDMQGTRLDRRLYLTVLRSLRDAGLEVHEKWLETNFRFVEEKT; this is translated from the coding sequence ATGGCCAAATGCTACTCAGACtggcctcctctccctcctctccatcCATCGAGACGAACACCATCGCAGACCTCCCTTTGGGCGATCAGGAGACAGCTCGCATCTTTCGTCCTGCACTGCTCCAGGTCGTGCGCTTCCCCTCTTCTTGAGCCCAAGAATTTGCCCGATGAATTCCATGCTGTGTCTGcttcgacgccggcgccggtccCGGTGCCGGTGTCCCCGCTTCCGGATGCTCCGAAGCTCGGGATCTCGAACAAGTTCATCCGAGGCCTCTGCAGCGACAGGCAGACCGAGCAGTTCGCCTTCGAGTGCTACAGGAGGGCTCTGCACCAGCCGGAGTTCCGGCCGGACAAGAAGACGATGAACGCGCTGACCGTGCAGCTGCTCAGGGCTAAGCAGTGGAGCTCGCTGGAGCTTCTGGTTGAAGATTTCAGGGCCTATGGGGTGCTGCCGGAGAGGCGGACGTGCGCGCGGCTCGTCGCGAGCTGCATCAAGGCGAGGAAGTTCGGGCTCGCCGACATGGTGCTCGGCGTCCTTGAACGCAAGAAGGGCGctcctgctgccgccgccttcaGCTCGGCGATGCAGGCGTACAACAAGCTGCAAATGTACCGGAGCACGCTGCTGGTGCACGAACGGATGAGGGCGGCTCGCTTGtcgcgcggcgccgacgcctACCGCGCCGTGATGGCGGCGTGCGGAGCGTTGGGCAAGCCGGAGATGGCGGCATCGCTGCTCAAGCAGTACAGGTCCCAGAAATGGTACCCCTCCGAAAGCTGTGTCGAGACATACACCATCATCTGTGACGCACTCGGACGAGCAGGTAGAGCCTCCGATGCTCTGAAATGCCTGCGAGAGATGGAAGCAGACGGCATGTCGCCGAACGCAACGATCTACTCTTCAACCATCAGATCTTTGGCAGATGCCCATGAAACTTCTGCAGCAGAAGACCTGTACAACGAAGCATGGACAAACGGGATGCTGGGGGATCCGGACATGTTCATGAAGGTGATCATCATGCATGTTGAGGCCGGGCAAGTGGAGAAGACGATGGGAGTTGCCAAGGACATGAGGGAGGCTGGCTTGAGGGTCACCGATTGTGTCCTATCAACCATTGTCAATGGCTTTGTGAAGAGGAGAGGCCTCAAGCCGGCCATCAGAGCCTATGACAAGCTCATTGCTTTAGGGTGCGAGCCTGGCCAGGTCACCTACGCCTCAGTCATCAACGTGTACTGCCAGCTCGGGCGGAGTGACAGGGCGGAATCCGTCTTCTCAGAGATGATTGACCGAGGCTTCGACAAGTGTGTGGTTGCATACGGTAACATGATCTCCATGTATGGGAAGATCAGGAGAGCGTCGGACGCGACGAGGCTGCTCGCTgtgatgaagaagaaggggTGCGAGCCTAATGTCTGGGTGTACAACTCTCTCCTGGACATGCACGGAAGACTCGGAAGCTCGAGGCAGGCTGAGAAGATCTGGAAGGAGATGATGCGGCGCAAGGTTCAGCCTGACAGGGTCAGCTACACCGCGATCATCAACTCGTTCAACCGGTCGGGAGAGCTGGACCGGTGCATGGATTTGTACCAGGAGTTCAGGGAGACGGGAGGAAATGTGGACAAGGCCCTGGGTGGTCTCATGGTAGGGGTGTTCTCCAAATGCAGTCGATTCAACGAGCTCATCGAGCTGATGAAGGATATGCAAGGCACGAGACTGGACAGGAGGCTGTACTTGACCGTCCTGAGGAGCCTCCGAGACGCCGGGCTGGAGGTCCATGAGAAGTGGCTCGAGACTAATTTCAGATTCGTGGAAGAGAAAACCtga